Genomic window (Culex pipiens pallens isolate TS chromosome 3, TS_CPP_V2, whole genome shotgun sequence):
ACATATCTGAGGTTATACAGTACTCCACAGATGGACAGCTAGTCAGGATCGATGGTCCGGACTACGAGATAATCGATAACACAACAAAAATTATTCATCTAGCATCCTCCAAGCTGGCACTGATCAAACTTGGGAGGAGTTACTCCAAGTACAATCATCATTACACTATCAATCAAACTCATTTCATTTCACGCTACTTCCAGGTTGAAGCCGGACATAACCTGCCTCTGGACCAATCCTGATCGAATAAGTAAAGATCAGCTTTCGGACGGTCACACACCGGACGTTCCCATGAGATATTGGTCGTATCTAAACTCAGTTGAGGACGACGATGCTGGTACGATTACCATACCAGGGGATACATTGTCATGCCGGGGTCGTTCCCCCGGAGTAGGACTCTTCGTAAAGCGAACCAGCGAGACGTTCTACCGGTTGGCGGGACTGCTGGACAGCTGCCAACCTTCCAAATATGGCCGAGTTACGCCGTTTCTAGACGAAATCGAAAGGAACGTGTGGCCGGAAGAATAATTTAGTTTTAAACTTTTACTGTTTCTAAACATAAACCTTCAATAAACGAGTAACAATACCTGAGCTTGCTGATTgaacaacaaacaaaaccaaATGACGTTATCAGTTCTAACTAGGAAAACCCACAATTAATCAATACAGAAGATTGCGCGATCACTGATCAGTTCGCAATCAGCACTCAACCAGCTATGATCCCCGCGTCGATCTTGCTCTCTCTTCTTATCTCTGCGATTCAACCATCCTCCAGCATCCTCGCACCCGAACGATGTGGAGTCCGCCAGATCCAGCACCAACCACTGATCCGTAACGGACGGCCCACGGTCCCCGGTGAGTGGCCATGGCATGCCGGAATCTTCCACCGAAGCGGCCGTTTCTGGAACTACGCTTGCGGAGGAACACTGATCAGCGATGAGTTCGTGCTGACCGCCGCCCACTGCCTGTACGACCAGGAAACGCTGGCAGAGCTGACCAAACGTCGGCTTCGCGTCCGCCTGGGGCTGCACAACCTGGACAAGGCCAATTCCGACACGGTGCGGGAGTACGCCGTGGAGGAACTTCACTTTGGAGCAGCGTTTGAGCGGAGCTGCATGAAGAACGACATCGTGCTGGTGGAACTTAAGGAGCGTGTCCGCTTCACGGAGTACATCTTTCCGGCCTGTGTTGGGGGACCGGTTCTGTCAGCGGGTGACGTCGGTGTGGCCATCGGTTGGGGAGTTACGGAAAGTGATGCTGTTTCACCGGTGTTGAGGAAGGCTGAACTGCCGGTTATTGACAGCGATGACTGTCGGGATAGTGATCCGGACTTTTTCGGTGCGATGATCCACAAGGGAATGTTCTGTGCTGGACATCGGAATGGGACCTCGGTTTGTAACGGAGACAGTGGCGGGGGGTTGTTCTTCCGGCGGGATAATGTTTGGTTCGTTGGGGGGTTAGTTTCATTCTCCAAGGTTCGTTCCGATGGGAGTAACTTGTGCGTCGCCGAAGGATATGCGGGATTCACGGACGTTGCTTGGTATGCAAACTGGATCCATAATGTGACCGGAATAGCTTCAGATACCGTAGTTAAAGAACGTGAAGTCACGCTCCCTAGCAAACCAGCTAGGATTAGTGAGAGAAgtatgaaaaacaatattttataaatcaGAAAACCCACAATAATTTTCCTTAGAATGTCTAGAGTATCAAATGAATCGTCAAAATACGCACAAGTGGGCCACTACCAAACTTCAGCAAAGAGACCACCACTGTTTGGCAACTTTGGTTACTGAAAAATACTTACTAACCACCGATATGTGTGTTTATCTGGAGGACATGGAGCAAGGTAAACTATCAATCATTTAAATCTTTAATCTAAAATGCTTACTGAGTATCATAGATCCAGCATCGGCGACAATTTCCTTCACGTGGGATCCTTTATTCATTGATCGAAGCAATTTGACCGCGTTCGACCGCAAAGGAGCCAATTCCGTTAAATGGATCGACATTTCAGGCTACAACTACACCCACATGTAATTCAAGACTCAACGAAATCCCCCAATGAGTTTTCAACAACCCCCAAAATTCCAGCCTCAAAGACCACGTCACCTGTCTGTGGACCGATCCGGACCCAATCACGCCGGACGTCATCGCGGACGTTTATTCGCCGGATGTTGCCGAGCGGTACTGGTCCACGGGAGGCCAAAACATTCAACTGTGGGACACCGGGGCGGGGATCGTGGTGGTCAACGATACGACGACCTGCGAGAGCCGGTTCATGGGGGCGGAGCTGCGTGTCAAGCGGGTTGGCGAGGACTTTTACCGGCTGGTGGGACCAATGATTGCGTGTGAACCGTCCCGCTATCTGCGGCTTACGGCGTACCTGGATCAGCTGGAAGGGAGCTTGTGGCCGGAGGAGGATGATGGCTAGATGTGTGGGAATTTTGTTACCAAATATGTTGTTGATTTATGGTCACGAAATTACAAACTCTTTTTCATACTATAGTCTTTTATCAACGTGGTCAAGACATCTTGTCGTGTgtcacattttgaaaaatcaagaaaaaatagcTTCGATGTTTGACCTTCAATAAATaaagcacgaaaaaaaaaagttttgtttcactGACCAAATGCGATTTGGTAGACATGCATGCAAAAGCGACAATTGATCACAATACTGCACACCGTTTTTACGGTATTTGCCGAAAATCAAAGATAgaaaaataagtcaaattaaaaaaaaaaaacatcataaattcattgatattttgccattttttgacaGTAGCAAATTTTTGTCAAAGTTTATGCTCCA
Coding sequences:
- the LOC120425691 gene encoding chymotrypsin-like elastase family member 2B, with amino-acid sequence MIPASILLSLLISAIQPSSSILAPERCGVRQIQHQPLIRNGRPTVPGEWPWHAGIFHRSGRFWNYACGGTLISDEFVLTAAHCLYDQETLAELTKRRLRVRLGLHNLDKANSDTVREYAVEELHFGAAFERSCMKNDIVLVELKERVRFTEYIFPACVGGPVLSAGDVGVAIGWGVTESDAVSPVLRKAELPVIDSDDCRDSDPDFFGAMIHKGMFCAGHRNGTSVCNGDSGGGLFFRRDNVWFVGGLVSFSKVRSDGSNLCVAEGYAGFTDVAWYANWIHNVTGIASDTVVKEREVTLPSKPARISERKCLEYQMNRQNTHKWATTKLQQRDHHCLATLVTEKYLLTTDMCVYLEDMEQDPASATISFTWDPLFIDRSNLTAFDRKGANSVKWIDISGYNYTHILKDHVTCLWTDPDPITPDVIADVYSPDVAERYWSTGGQNIQLWDTGAGIVVVNDTTTCESRFMGAELRVKRVGEDFYRLVGPMIACEPSRYLRLTAYLDQLEGSLWPEEDDG